A stretch of DNA from Piliocolobus tephrosceles isolate RC106 chromosome 21, ASM277652v3, whole genome shotgun sequence:
GTTGTTGTCACCTGAAACAGGGGACAGGGGAGGTACCCGCTGACAGATGGGCCCCACAGGCCACTCTGGCTGCCTTttgacattcatttatttatttattcaactaacATTTGTGCAAATTCTTCTTCTAGCCAAACCCAGTGCTGGGGACACAGTGGTGACAATGACAGTCCCGGGCCTGCCCTTCCGGGACTCACAGTCCAGTGGGGAACACAGACCAGTCTCCAGAGTGACAACCTGGAGTGTTTAGGGCTGGAGTGGGGGACCTGGGGGTGGGCGGGAGCCCAAGAGGGGGTATCTAAGCAGCCTAGCACTCAgtgagggcttcctggaggaggcaccTCAGATAGTAGAGAGAAGTAAGAgtgaagctaaggcaggagagggTGAATGCAGAGGTCTGGTGAGAGAGCCAGCTGTGTTTCAGAAACGATGTTTGATCTGTCTTGTGAAGGGCCTTGAGAATCATGTTAAGGTTCTCAAGGGCACAGGGGTGCCATGGAGGGCCTTTGAGCAGAGGAGTAACAGGATCAGAAGTTTAGAAAGATCTTGTCCCGGGATGGGTTGGAGgtgtctggaggctgggagatcAGTGaggagctgggtgtggggggGTCTAGGAGGCTGGTAGTGGCCTGTGGGGGTGGATGGGATCCACTCGCATGACGGGATGGGGCTGCCAGCCactgagaagaagagagaaagcaggTTTAGGGTGGTGCCGATGTGCTCAGATTATGTGGGTGGAGTTCAGGGGGCCCCAGGGAGGTCTCGGGCATGTACATTGGGAGGCCCCTGAGTGAGGGAGAATAAGGGGGCTTGTGGCTatgggggagaagggaggagttgAGAAGAGGGCTAGGTAGTGAGATCTGGGGCTCTTGCCTTACCAGCATCATGAGCAGGGCCCAATTCTGGCTTCTCTGTGGTTGCCATCCTGGGGACACATGGAGGGAATTGATATTAGGATAGAGAGACACTTGGGTGGGTGGAGAGAGACTTAGAGAGGCTGGAAATCCCACCAGGCCCCTGAAAGCCACATGGTCTCTCCTTCAGAGTGAGCTAGGATGAGGCCTGAACTATCCCAGACTCTTATTCCATAATCCCTATCCGCAGTCCCTCAGTTTCCCTAGCCACCACCTCATGCCAATGAGCAACGTTCCCCAGACATCACCATTTACAGAGATCACCTACATGGTCCTGCTCCATCCACCTGTCTTAGCTTTCCTTAATGTTTCTCtttacattgatttatttgaatacccttatttattttttatttttatttttatttttttttgagacagagtctcgctctgtcacccaggctggagtgcaatggtgtgatgtcagctcactgcaacctccgcctcctaggttcaagggattctcctgcctctgccttccaagtagctgggattacaggtgtgtgccacaatgttcggctaatttttttttttttttttgagacggagtctcgctctgttgcccaggctggagtatagtggtgcgatctcagcacactgcaggctccacctcccgggttcacgccattctcctgcctcagcctccctagtagctgggactacaggcacccgccaccacacccggctaatttttgtatttttagtagagacggggtttcaccatgttagccaggatggtctcgatctcctgacctcatgatcagcctgccttggcctcccaaagtgctgggattacaggcgtgaggcaccacacccagcccatgctcggataattttgtattgttagtagagcaggttttcaccatgttcctcaggttggtctcgaactcctgacctcaagtgatccacccgccttggcctcccaaaatactgggattacaggtgtgagccactgcacccgtcctGAATAcccttaatttaaaaagtacactGGAACCAAGTgaagtggctcatgactatacacccagcacactgggagaccaaggcaggagaattttttgaggccaggagtttgagacctgcctgacccacaaagtgagattccgtctctacaaaaattacaaaaattagccaggcatggtggtgcgcacctggggtcccagctacttgggagacttggggtgggaggatagtttgaaccagggaggtcgaggctacagtgagctatgatagcaccactgtaccccaacctgggcaatagagcaagactttgaGTATGAAACAAAAGTACTCTTGACACCACTATAGCGAGTTTGTTAATTCACCAAATAAGTATTTACAAGCACCAACCATGTGCTGGGCGTCACTGAAGGCACTGGGGACACAGCGGAGCACAAGATGGACAGAGATCCCTGGTCCCCTGGAGCAGGCAGTctaggggagaaagagaggggaagaaaatTGGAGTAAAGCACTGACAGTAGAATATCAGAGAGCAACTTTCCTTCCCTATGAAGGAAaatggagagagagggggagggggtgGAAGGTGTGTGTGCGGTTTTgagtacaaaaaataataattgactgggcacaggggctcacacctgtaatcccagcacttttggaggccaaggtgggcagatcacctgaggtcaggatttgagaccatcctggccaacatggtgaaaccctgtctctactaaaaatacaaaaattagccaggcgatgtggtgggtgcctgtaattccagctactcaggaagctgaggcagcataatcgcttgaacctgtgaagtggaggttgcagtgagctgagattgtgccactggattccagcctgggcaacaagagcaaaataagaagaaagcaaGCTTGGAaatggtgcattcctgtagtcccagctacttcgggggctgagatgggaggatggcttgagcccagcaattcaagaccagccagggcaacacagggagatcttatttttacaaaaagtaaaaaataagctaggcatggtggtgcatgcctgtaattcgagcattttgggaggctgaggcggaaggatcatttaaggccaggagtttgaggtcagcttgggcaacatagcaagactccatctctacaaaaaataacaatacagataattagccaggtgtggtagcacagaCCTGaggtcccagttacccaggaggctgaggtgggaggatcacttgagcccaggagtctgaggctgtagtaaactatgatcacaccactgcactccagcctgggtgatagagcaagaccctgtctctctaaaaaagaaaaaagaaacagaccaggcgcaatggctcatgcctgtaattccagtactttgggaggccgaggccggtggattgcctgagattaggagtttgagaccactcagggcaacatggtgaaaccccatctctactaaaatacaaaaaaattagccgggtgttgtggtgcatgcctgtagtcccagctacttaggaggctgaggcactaaattgcttgagccccggaggcagagattgcagtgagccaagattgctccactgcactgtggcaagattgtctcaaaaaaaaaaaaaaaaaaaagaagaagaagaagaaaaaagaatccatGGCACAATTAAGAAAGGAGACAAAATTGCTGCTTTCAAATTCTGGGAACTGGTGAGTGGCAGAAAAATTAGACATCTTATCTACAATCAGTTCAGAATCAATTTCAAGAGACAAAGTTCTGAAGACGCTGATGTCATAAGAAAGGAATTTTTCACAAATAGACTCTCCCTGGGGGAAACAggaccccatctctctctctctccccacacaGAGGTAGGTGGCATCTGATAGCTTTGCCTACTGCTGTCCACTCCCCTTCTTTGACAATAGCATCCAGTTTTCCTTTGGAGAGCTGGTCTACACTCTCAATTCATTTGATTAAACGGAGTTGGATCTATCCCAGGCTCTGGGGCTGCACAAATAGCCCAAGTTTGGCCAATCAGGGCTTTCCCTGGCCACCAACCCCTGGCCACAGTGATTGGGTCATGAAAATTCATGTGATCTGAGTTAAGCCAATGAGAGGTAGACTTGGGGCTTTTGTTGGAACTACCAGGAACAAGGTTGTCTCCTTGCTAGGAATGGCTAAACCGGTGGAGTATGAGCCTGCCCTTTGGGAGTGATCTTGTGGCAACAGAGGAGAGCCTGCCTGAGAATGAAGCCACCGAAGAAAAATACAGAGTGGAGGAGTATATAAAGGAGTCACTTGAGAACATTGAGCCCCTGGATGCAGCCCTACCTGAAGTTAATAAGTTATGTAGTATTAAACAATTCCTTGTTTTTGGGcagggaacagtggctcatgcctgtattctcagcactttgggacgccaacgctggaggatcactggagcccaggagtttgagaccagcctgggcaaaatctcatctctacaaaaataaaaaaaattagccaggcctggtgatgcgcacctatagtctcagctacctgggaggctgaggtgaaagaatcacctgagcccagggaggtcgaggctgcagtgagtcgtgattgcaccactgcactccagcctgggtgacagagcgagaccctgtctaaaattcCTTGTTTTTGGTAAGTCAGTTTAAGAATAGGTTTCCTGTCCCTTGCAATGCAGAATTCTGTTTAACACAGGATAGAAAGATCCTTTTCACCCCAGGAGTTCCAAGATTTGATGAGATTGTGTATGAGCCGGATGATGTGACTTGTGGAAGAATCCACGGGGCTTGAGAAGACAGTGGGAGGAGACAGGAGAGGGATGTCTGGGGACCCTGTACCTGTGGCTCTGGCCCTTCCAGTTCCTTGTCACCAGGAGATAGGCAATGCAGCTGATGAGAAGGGCCCCAGCAGCAAGAGATCCAATGATGGTGGCTGCCAGGATCCCAGCGTTGGTGGGCAGGTGTGTACTGGGCAGTTCCTTATTCTTTTCTGAgggatgagagaaagaaagagagagaggggggactGTGCGATGTCTCCTGAGGGTTCCCGCAATCCCCTACCGACTGTATCAGTGACTGCCTGGAGAACTGAGGTGTAGTTTCCTATTTCCAGCCCAGAGCTTTCTCTGGCTTTTCAGATCTGAGCATCCAACCATCTGGGTGGCACATAAAATCCAACATGTCCCAGCGGGCCGGGCgcgttgctcacgcctgtaatctcagcaatttgggaggctgaggtgggaggatcacttgagcccaggagttcgagaccagcctgggcaacatagtgagaccctatctctattaaaaaaattttcaacatgTCCCAGATGGAACTCCTCAGCTCTCCCCTATCTCAGTGTCACCGGTTCCCTGGGGTTTCATATGATCCTCAGCACATCCAAAATCTGTTTGCTGACAAGCTCCCCAACCCTACCCCatcaaactgatttttttttttttttttttgaaacagcatctcactctgttgcccagactggagttcaatgTCATGATcgtggttcactacagcctcgaactcctgggctttaagccattctcccacctcagtctcccaagtagctgggactacaggcacacaccaccactcctggctaatttaaaatttttttgtaaagaagagGTGTCACTAaattactcaggctggtctcaaattcctggactcaagcagcctccaaaagtgttggaattatagacGTGAGTCATCGAGCCCAGACCCAATCTGCTTTGCTTTTTCTCATCTCAGTTGATGATACCTGAATCCTTTCAGCAGAAGGATGAGGTTCTGGGCTGTGTTTTGCAGGAGATGTAGGGGACTCGGAGGATTCTTAAATTGGACTTGCCATAATTAAGACCACGCCTACCTGGCTCTTACCCTCTGATCTTCCCGCTTTACTCTCAAGCTGGACATCTGTTCTATCCCAACCCTTCTTGGCAGCTAAGCTCATAGACTACGAGATTCTAATGCTGcctactggctgtgtgaccttgggcaaattactcaaTCTCTGTGACTTGGTTcgtctgtgaaatgaggataatacGAATGCCTAGCTCTTAGGGTTGTTATGAAgtttgaaatacacacacacacacacacacgccgtTCTCTCAATGATCCAACAAAGAAACTCTATGCCATTTTacagctaaggaaactgaggcacggaacAGTAAATTGCCTTGCCTGATGGCTCACGATAAGTGCAGTGCTGGGATCATACCCAGGCCACCTGAACTCCCTAATGACCACGCTGTGCAGCTTCCAAAAGGGGCACCTGTGACCTGGGAGCCCCGGAAATGTGGGGAGAAGCCACTTCAGGCTCCACGAGTGAAATAAGGACTGTTGTCTCCAACCGGACTAGAGTGTCATTTTATGCAGATTTGTGTAATCAAATTAATGCATGTGTTGAATCAACTTTTGCCTATTTCATCCGTTTCTCTAAAATTCTATCCACTGTCCaaaacccattttaaaatttaactaggggccaggagtggtggctcacgcctataatcccagcactttgggaggccgaggtgggtggatcacctgagctcaggagttggagaccagcctgggcaacatggcgaaacccagtctctaccaataaataaaaaaaattagccgggtgtgatggcacacacctacagtcccagctacatgggaagctgaggtgggaggatcgcttgagcctgggaggtggaggttacagtgagccgagactgggcatgatggcttattcttgtaatcccaggactgggaggccaaggtggaaggattgcttgaggccaggagtttgagaccagcctgagcaatatcagtaagaccctgtctccacaatcttgttttgttttgtttaaaaaaaaaaaaaaaggcatacaatCTATTTACAAGTGCTctaccctcatgatctaatcacctcccacaagccccacttttttattttttgagatggagtcttgctctgttgcccaggctggagtgcagtggcatgatcttggttcactgcaacctctgcctcccgggttcaagtgattctcctgcctcagcctcccatgtggctggcattagaggcacctgccaccacgcccagctaatctttgtattttttagtagagacggagtttcaccatgttggccaggctgatctcgaactcctgagctcaggtgatccacccacttcagcctctcaaaatgctgggattgcaggtatgagccactgtgctggaccCAAGTCCCACCTTTTAATACCATCAtcttggaggttaggatttcaacatacaaattctGGGGTGATCTGCATCCTGTGGAAATGCCAAGGGGCCACAGcacctccctccatccctcaaTCACCTTCTTCTGGTCTCTCCTCTAAGGTCACTTCTTGAGTGAGGTCTCCCTGATGACCCCCCTTCCCATGTCACATCATTCTGGTTCATATTCTTTACTCAGTAAGTCATAACCACTGCGTGCCTCCATTTttcaatctgtaaaatggagacaataatggCACCCACCTCATGCAGTTGTTTTAAggtaaaaatgagtaaatatagggtagtgg
This window harbors:
- the CEACAM19 gene encoding carcinoembryonic antigen-related cell adhesion molecule 19 — its product is MSLAAKKGWDRTDVQLESKAGRSEEKNKELPSTHLPTNAGILAATIIGSLAAGALLISCIAYLLVTRNWKGQSHRLPAPGDQGSLSILCSAVSPVPSVTPSTWMATTEKPELGPAHDAGDNNIYEVMPSPVLLVSPISDMRSINPAQPLPTPPPLQAGPENHQYQQDLLNPDPAPYCQLVPTS